A genome region from Clostridia bacterium includes the following:
- the rplE gene encoding 50S ribosomal protein L5, giving the protein MEKTPRLKEKYKNEVMAALMQKFGYKNIMQVPKVEKVVVNMGVSEAVGDPKTLDAAASDMAQITGQKALVTRAKRSIAAFKLRTGMPIGCKVTLRGARMYYFLDKLFNVSLPRIRDFRGVPSDAFDGRGNYTLGLKEQLVFPEIVYDKVDRVRGMDITIVTTAKTDEEGLELLKLMGLPVRTQ; this is encoded by the coding sequence ATGGAGAAGACTCCGCGGCTCAAGGAGAAGTACAAGAACGAAGTCATGGCTGCGCTCATGCAGAAGTTCGGATACAAGAACATCATGCAGGTTCCTAAGGTTGAGAAGGTAGTTGTCAACATGGGTGTGTCCGAGGCTGTCGGCGACCCAAAGACACTCGACGCGGCCGCATCGGACATGGCGCAGATCACGGGGCAGAAGGCCCTCGTCACCCGGGCGAAGAGGTCGATTGCGGCGTTCAAACTCCGAACGGGAATGCCCATCGGGTGCAAGGTGACTCTTCGCGGCGCTCGGATGTACTACTTCCTGGATAAGTTGTTCAACGTTTCGCTCCCTAGGATCAGGGACTTCAGGGGCGTTCCGTCGGACGCCTTCGACGGCAGGGGAAACTACACGCTTGGCCTCAAGGAGCAGCTTGTATTCCCTGAGATAGTGTACGACAAGGTCGATCGTGTTCGCGGCATGGACATTACGATTGTCACCACGGCCAAGACCGACGAAGAAGGGCTCGAGCTCTTGAAGCTAATGGGCTTGCCTGTGAGAACGCAGTAG
- the rplX gene encoding 50S ribosomal protein L24, whose amino-acid sequence MIKKVKKGDTVTVLTGKDEGRRGKVLRVLPKDQRVLVENLNTVKRHTKPSTNNPQGGIVEKPMPMPLGKVMVVCGKCNKPTRVGMKQLESGKYARVCKKCGAGLDK is encoded by the coding sequence GTGATCAAGAAAGTTAAGAAGGGCGACACCGTTACGGTGCTCACCGGCAAGGATGAGGGAAGGCGCGGGAAGGTCCTGCGGGTTCTCCCGAAGGACCAGAGGGTGCTCGTTGAGAACCTCAACACAGTGAAGCGGCACACCAAACCCAGCACCAACAACCCGCAGGGCGGCATCGTCGAGAAGCCGATGCCCATGCCGCTGGGCAAGGTGATGGTGGTGTGCGGAAAGTGCAACAAGCCCACCAGGGTTGGCATGAAACAGCTTGAGTCCGGCAAGTACGCACGCGTGTGCAAGAAGTGCGGCGCCGGGCTCGACAAGTAG
- the rplN gene encoding 50S ribosomal protein L14 — translation MIQPQSMLNVADNTGAKKVMCFRLMGGSNRKTAQIGDIIVAAVKEATPGGVVKKGEIVKAVIVRTRKELRRSDGSYIRFDENAAVIIDAQNNPRGTRIFGPVARELRDRNFMKIISLAPEVL, via the coding sequence GTGATACAGCCCCAGTCTATGCTGAACGTTGCTGATAACACTGGCGCGAAGAAGGTCATGTGCTTCAGGCTCATGGGCGGATCGAACCGCAAGACCGCGCAGATCGGCGACATCATCGTTGCGGCTGTTAAAGAGGCTACGCCCGGAGGCGTTGTCAAGAAGGGCGAGATCGTGAAGGCGGTCATTGTCCGCACAAGGAAAGAGCTCAGACGGTCGGATGGTTCCTACATTCGATTCGACGAGAACGCGGCTGTGATCATAGACGCCCAGAACAACCCGCGCGGGACCCGCATCTTCGGGCCCGTAGCGCGCGAGCTTCGTGATAGGAACTTCATGAAGATCATCTCGCTCGCTCCGGAGGTCCTCTAG
- the rpsQ gene encoding 30S ribosomal protein S17 produces the protein MARGQRKERLGVVVSDAMNKTRVVALERTFRDSTYGKTIRRTTRVKIHDESNESKVGDKVRIMETRPLSHDKRWRLVEIIEKAK, from the coding sequence ATTGCGAGGGGCCAGCGCAAGGAGAGGCTGGGCGTCGTGGTGAGCGATGCTATGAACAAGACTCGCGTGGTAGCCTTGGAGCGAACCTTCAGAGATTCCACCTACGGAAAGACCATCAGGCGGACCACGAGAGTGAAGATCCACGACGAGAGCAACGAGAGCAAGGTCGGCGACAAGGTCCGCATAATGGAGACCCGGCCGCTTTCCCACGATAAGCGCTGGAGGCTTGTGGAGATCATCGAGAAGGCCAAGTAG
- the rpmC gene encoding 50S ribosomal protein L29, which yields MKGKEFKEMSSEDLGKELTGLKEELFNLRFQLATNQLENPHKIADVRRDIARVKTVMRQRELGMARG from the coding sequence ATGAAGGGTAAAGAGTTCAAGGAGATGTCTTCCGAGGACCTCGGTAAGGAGCTGACAGGCCTCAAGGAGGAGCTCTTCAACCTCCGGTTTCAGCTGGCAACCAACCAGCTCGAGAACCCGCATAAGATCGCTGACGTGAGGCGCGACATTGCTAGGGTGAAAACGGTCATGAGGCAGCGCGAGCTCGGGATGGCGAGAGGCTAG
- the rplP gene encoding 50S ribosomal protein L16 produces the protein MLMPKRVKYRKQQRGKMRGKAYRGIEVSMGEFGLQALEAGWVTDRQIEAARIAMTRYIKRGGNVWIRIFPDKPVTKKPAETRMGSGKGAPEYWVAVVRPGRVMFEIAGVPEDLAREAMRLAGHKLPIRTKFIKRQEAGGEADEG, from the coding sequence ATGTTGATGCCGAAGAGGGTCAAGTATCGAAAGCAGCAGAGGGGCAAGATGAGGGGCAAAGCCTATCGGGGCATTGAGGTGTCGATGGGCGAATTTGGCCTTCAGGCCTTGGAGGCCGGGTGGGTTACTGACCGGCAGATCGAGGCGGCCCGTATTGCGATGACCCGGTACATCAAGCGCGGCGGCAACGTATGGATCAGGATCTTCCCGGATAAGCCTGTGACCAAGAAGCCCGCCGAAACGCGTATGGGAAGCGGAAAGGGCGCTCCCGAGTACTGGGTGGCGGTCGTGAGGCCTGGCCGCGTGATGTTCGAGATTGCCGGAGTCCCGGAGGACTTAGCACGGGAGGCAATGCGGCTAGCAGGGCACAAGCTGCCCATCAGGACCAAGTTCATCAAGAGACAAGAAGCGGGCGGTGAAGCTGATGAAGGGTAA
- the rpsC gene encoding 30S ribosomal protein S3, translated as MGQKVNPIGLRLGINRTWDSTWYADKKYADFLHEDLKLRKYIKNRLYAAGVARIQIERAANRIRVTIHTARPGMVIGRGGAEADSLRKQLEKMSGKQVSVNIIEIKHPEVDAQLIAENVAAQLEKRISFRRAMKQGMMRAEKLGALGIRMKTSGRLGGAEIARTEGYSHGKLPLHTLRADIDYGFAEAKTTYGRIGVKVWVYKGDILPKRAGRTRSEGGAQ; from the coding sequence GTGGGGCAGAAAGTCAACCCTATAGGCCTCAGGCTTGGAATCAACCGAACGTGGGATTCCACTTGGTACGCTGATAAGAAGTACGCCGATTTCCTCCACGAGGATCTGAAGCTCCGCAAGTACATCAAGAACCGACTGTACGCTGCGGGAGTTGCTCGGATACAGATAGAGCGAGCGGCCAACAGGATCCGTGTCACCATCCACACGGCGAGGCCGGGAATGGTGATCGGACGCGGCGGCGCCGAGGCGGATTCCCTCCGAAAGCAGCTTGAGAAGATGAGCGGCAAGCAGGTCTCGGTGAACATCATAGAGATCAAGCACCCCGAGGTCGACGCGCAGCTCATCGCCGAGAACGTTGCAGCGCAGCTTGAGAAGAGGATATCGTTTAGGCGCGCGATGAAGCAGGGCATGATGCGAGCGGAGAAGCTCGGAGCGCTAGGCATACGCATGAAGACCAGCGGGAGGCTGGGTGGAGCCGAGATCGCGAGAACCGAAGGCTACAGCCACGGGAAGCTCCCCCTGCACACCCTTAGGGCCGACATCGACTACGGATTTGCCGAGGCGAAAACTACCTACGGCAGGATCGGCGTGAAGGTGTGGGTGTACAAGGGCGACATACTCCCCAAGAGAGCCGGCAGGACCCGGTCGGAGGGAGGGGCTCAGTAA
- the rplV gene encoding 50S ribosomal protein L22: MEARAIARYVRMSPRKVRRVVDLVRGKNVDEALTILKFAPQIATEPVSKVIQSAAANAENNLNLNRDTLYIAEAYVDPGPSLKRILPRMRGMADRIMKRTSHITVVVREREG; the protein is encoded by the coding sequence GTGGAAGCAAGGGCAATTGCGCGCTACGTGCGCATGTCCCCGCGCAAGGTCCGCCGTGTGGTGGATCTGGTCCGGGGGAAGAATGTCGACGAGGCCCTGACCATTCTGAAATTCGCGCCGCAGATTGCGACTGAGCCGGTGAGCAAGGTCATCCAGTCAGCGGCTGCTAACGCTGAGAACAATCTGAATCTCAATAGAGACACACTGTACATCGCTGAGGCTTATGTGGATCCCGGGCCCTCGCTCAAGCGGATACTCCCCCGCATGAGAGGCATGGCCGACAGGATAATGAAGCGCACGAGCCATATCACAGTCGTCGTGAGGGAAAGGGAGGGTTAG
- the rpsS gene encoding 30S ribosomal protein S19, producing the protein MSRSLKKAPYVYPALAEKIASMNSVGKKEIVKTWARASMITPEMLGHTIAVHDGRRHIPVYIVEDMVGHRLGEFAPTRTFRGHRRNTDKPAVVK; encoded by the coding sequence ATGAGCAGGTCGCTTAAGAAGGCGCCGTACGTCTATCCGGCATTGGCTGAGAAGATCGCGAGCATGAACTCGGTCGGCAAGAAAGAGATAGTCAAGACGTGGGCTAGGGCGTCAATGATCACCCCAGAGATGCTGGGCCACACCATCGCTGTGCACGATGGACGGAGGCATATCCCGGTTTACATCGTTGAGGACATGGTGGGACACAGGCTTGGGGAGTTCGCTCCCACTAGGACGTTCAGGGGCCACCGTCGGAATACCGACAAGCCCGCTGTCGTCAAATAG
- the rplB gene encoding 50S ribosomal protein L2 encodes MTTKAFKPTSPGRRQMTVATFDEITRSKPEKSLLAPLRRSGGRNVNGRITLRFRGGGHKRAYRIIDFKRDKDGVPGRIASIEYDPNRSARIALVFYRDGEKRYILAPNGLNVGDQIVSGPGADIKTGNALPLANIPMGTVVHAIELTAGRGAQLARSAGAGAQIMAKEGDYVTLRLPSTEMRMVRAECRATIGQVGNLDHENIKIGKAGRKRWLGRRPHNRGVVMNPVDHPHGGGEGRAPIGHPGPLTPWGKPTLGYRTRRPKASDRLIVRRRGAK; translated from the coding sequence ATGACAACTAAGGCGTTTAAGCCTACATCGCCTGGGCGCAGGCAGATGACTGTCGCTACATTCGACGAAATCACTCGCTCCAAGCCTGAAAAGTCCCTCCTCGCTCCGCTTCGCAGGAGTGGTGGGCGGAATGTTAACGGCCGGATAACCTTGAGGTTTCGGGGCGGAGGGCACAAGAGGGCATACCGGATCATCGATTTCAAGCGGGATAAGGACGGAGTGCCTGGCCGGATCGCTTCGATCGAGTACGATCCCAACAGATCCGCCCGCATCGCCCTGGTGTTCTACAGAGATGGCGAGAAGCGGTATATCCTGGCGCCAAACGGTCTCAATGTGGGCGATCAGATCGTGTCTGGGCCAGGCGCCGACATCAAGACCGGGAACGCGCTTCCCTTGGCTAACATCCCGATGGGAACTGTGGTTCACGCCATTGAACTCACGGCCGGGAGGGGCGCGCAGCTCGCGCGTTCAGCCGGAGCAGGGGCTCAGATCATGGCCAAGGAAGGCGACTATGTCACCCTCCGCCTGCCGTCGACTGAGATGCGCATGGTCCGTGCGGAGTGCAGGGCCACCATCGGGCAGGTTGGCAACCTAGACCATGAGAACATCAAGATTGGCAAGGCCGGGCGCAAGAGATGGCTAGGCCGAAGGCCGCATAACCGCGGCGTGGTCATGAACCCTGTGGATCACCCGCACGGCGGCGGCGAGGGCAGAGCGCCTATCGGCCATCCTGGCCCGCTCACCCCGTGGGGCAAGCCCACGCTGGGATACCGGACTAGGAGGCCCAAGGCATCGGACCGGCTTATCGTCAGACGCCGGGGCGCGAAGTAG
- the rplW gene encoding 50S ribosomal protein L23, which yields MAHPQDIIIKPIITEKSTAMAEANRYVFKVRRDANKIEIAQAIEDIFKVKVVSVNTLIVPGKLKRQGKSQGMTPAWKKAMITLKDGDRIALFEGA from the coding sequence ATGGCACATCCGCAGGATATCATCATAAAGCCGATCATCACCGAGAAGAGCACGGCTATGGCAGAGGCGAATCGCTATGTCTTCAAGGTGAGACGCGATGCCAACAAGATTGAGATAGCTCAGGCTATCGAGGACATCTTTAAGGTGAAGGTTGTGAGCGTCAATACCCTTATTGTGCCCGGGAAGCTGAAGAGGCAGGGTAAGTCGCAAGGCATGACGCCAGCCTGGAAGAAAGCCATGATCACCCTGAAGGACGGGGACCGCATCGCACTCTTCGAGGGCGCCTAG
- the rplD gene encoding 50S ribosomal protein L4, with amino-acid sequence MPVAPLFDSRGNRLGEIELPDAVFGIEPHEYAIHEAVVQQLASRRSGTHDTKTISEVRGGGRKPWRQKGTGRARQGSRRSPIWRGGGVVFGPTPRSYGYSIPRKVRRLALRSVLSSRAQENAVFVVDALNPEQPNTKQMAALFRAIGAAEPLVVTAENNEMVEKSTRNIPEALSVSVAGLNVYDVMNHAALVITRDAVSKAEEALA; translated from the coding sequence ATGCCTGTAGCACCACTGTTCGATTCAAGAGGCAATAGGCTCGGTGAGATCGAGCTTCCTGATGCCGTCTTCGGAATAGAGCCCCATGAATACGCAATCCACGAGGCGGTTGTGCAGCAACTCGCTAGCAGAAGGTCGGGCACCCACGATACGAAGACCATCTCAGAAGTGAGAGGCGGCGGCAGGAAGCCGTGGCGGCAGAAGGGCACCGGAAGAGCCAGGCAGGGATCAAGGCGCTCGCCGATCTGGCGAGGAGGCGGAGTCGTGTTTGGCCCGACACCGAGAAGTTACGGCTATTCCATTCCGAGAAAAGTGCGCCGGCTGGCTTTGCGCTCGGTGCTGTCGTCGCGTGCGCAGGAGAATGCGGTGTTCGTGGTGGATGCGCTCAACCCTGAGCAGCCCAACACCAAGCAGATGGCGGCGCTGTTCCGGGCGATTGGGGCGGCTGAGCCACTGGTTGTGACGGCCGAGAACAACGAGATGGTGGAGAAGTCCACCAGGAACATCCCGGAGGCCCTCTCGGTGAGCGTGGCCGGCCTCAACGTCTACGATGTGATGAACCACGCGGCGCTCGTCATCACGCGAGACGCGGTCTCCAAGGCAGAGGAGGCGTTGGCGTGA
- the rplC gene encoding 50S ribosomal protein L3, whose protein sequence is MGRAILGRKIGMTQIFEEDGRVHPVTVVEAGPCYVVQRKHTASDGYEAIQVGFGEMRERLANKPIAGHFAKAKMKPKKHLREFRVESADAFQVGQEIKADQWSAGDVVDVTGASRGRGFAGTIKRWNFHRGPMSHGSMYHRRVGSLGATAPARVFKGRKLPGRLGGERVTTQGLRVIRVDAERNLLMIRGAVPGANGGLVIVRDSVKAK, encoded by the coding sequence ATGGGCAGGGCTATACTCGGCAGAAAGATTGGGATGACCCAGATCTTCGAGGAAGATGGCAGGGTGCATCCGGTTACCGTTGTGGAGGCGGGACCGTGCTACGTGGTTCAGAGAAAGCACACCGCGAGCGACGGCTATGAGGCCATCCAGGTTGGTTTCGGCGAGATGCGAGAGCGGCTTGCCAACAAGCCGATAGCTGGGCACTTCGCGAAGGCGAAGATGAAGCCGAAGAAGCATCTCAGGGAGTTCCGGGTCGAATCCGCCGACGCCTTCCAGGTCGGACAGGAGATAAAGGCCGATCAGTGGTCAGCGGGCGACGTTGTCGACGTTACCGGCGCCTCCCGTGGCCGCGGGTTCGCGGGCACAATCAAGAGGTGGAACTTCCACAGAGGGCCGATGAGCCATGGTTCGATGTATCACAGGAGAGTCGGCTCACTCGGCGCTACCGCTCCGGCGAGGGTTTTCAAGGGGCGCAAGCTGCCCGGAAGGCTCGGCGGGGAGAGGGTAACGACGCAGGGGCTTAGGGTAATCAGGGTTGACGCAGAGAGAAACCTTCTGATGATCCGGGGCGCTGTCCCTGGCGCAAACGGTGGACTGGTGATCGTCCGGGACTCTGTGAAGGCGAAGTAA
- the rpsJ gene encoding 30S ribosomal protein S10, with protein MATQRIRIKLKAFDHKILDQSAERIVETAKRMGAQVSGPIPLPTEKNIYTVLRSVNIDKDSREQFEMRTHKRLIDILEPTPKTIDALMRLDLPAGVDIEIKL; from the coding sequence ATGGCGACACAGAGAATCCGGATAAAGCTGAAGGCGTTTGATCACAAGATACTCGACCAGTCCGCTGAGAGGATAGTCGAAACCGCAAAGCGGATGGGAGCCCAGGTATCAGGGCCTATACCGCTTCCCACTGAGAAGAACATCTACACCGTGCTGCGCTCGGTGAACATCGACAAGGACTCCCGAGAGCAGTTCGAGATGCGCACTCACAAGAGGCTGATTGACATTCTCGAGCCCACTCCCAAGACTATCGACGCCCTCATGCGCCTCGACCTGCCGGCGGGAGTAGACATAGAGATCAAACTATAG
- the tuf gene encoding elongation factor Tu yields the protein MAKQKFERTKPHLNIGTIGHVDHGKTTLTSAMTNILAKQGLAHAMKFDEIDKAPEEKARGITINTSHVEYETPKRHYAHVDCPGHADYVKNMITGAAQMDGAILVVSAADGPMPQTREHILLARQVGVPSIVVALNKVDMVDDPEILELVEMEVRDLLSTAEFPGDEIPVIPVSAIKAGECGCGKRECEWCGKVWKLVDAIDSYFPEPAREIDKPFLMPIEDVFTITGRGTVVTGRIERGVIKVGDETSIVGLSTEIKKTVVTGVEMFKKLLDQGQAGDNVGCLLRGIDKDDVERGQVLAKPGSITPHTKFLAQVYVLSREEGGRHTPFFNGYRPQFYFRTTDVTGNVALAEGTEMVMPGDNTVMTISLITPIAMEVGLRFAIREGGHTVGAGAVTSIIE from the coding sequence ATGGCCAAGCAGAAGTTTGAGCGAACCAAGCCCCACCTTAACATCGGAACGATCGGTCACGTTGACCACGGAAAAACGACCCTGACATCGGCAATGACCAATATCCTAGCGAAGCAGGGCCTTGCCCATGCGATGAAGTTCGACGAGATCGACAAGGCGCCCGAGGAGAAGGCTCGCGGAATTACCATTAACACCTCGCACGTGGAGTATGAGACGCCGAAGCGGCACTACGCCCACGTCGACTGCCCTGGCCACGCCGACTACGTGAAGAACATGATCACAGGCGCGGCCCAGATGGACGGAGCGATTCTAGTGGTATCGGCGGCCGACGGCCCGATGCCGCAGACCCGTGAGCATATCCTGCTCGCCCGTCAGGTTGGAGTTCCCTCGATCGTCGTGGCTCTGAACAAGGTCGACATGGTTGACGACCCTGAGATTCTCGAGCTGGTCGAGATGGAAGTCCGCGACCTGCTCAGCACCGCCGAGTTCCCTGGCGATGAGATCCCAGTGATCCCCGTGTCGGCTATCAAGGCCGGCGAGTGCGGGTGCGGGAAGCGTGAGTGCGAGTGGTGTGGCAAGGTATGGAAGCTAGTCGATGCGATCGACAGCTACTTCCCGGAGCCAGCCCGTGAGATCGACAAGCCTTTCCTGATGCCGATAGAGGACGTGTTCACCATCACCGGGCGTGGCACTGTTGTGACTGGCAGAATTGAGCGCGGCGTGATCAAGGTCGGCGACGAGACTTCGATCGTGGGGCTGAGCACAGAGATCAAGAAGACCGTCGTCACCGGCGTGGAGATGTTCAAGAAACTTCTCGATCAGGGCCAGGCCGGCGACAACGTGGGTTGCCTGCTCCGCGGCATCGACAAGGACGATGTGGAGCGTGGTCAGGTTCTGGCGAAGCCGGGATCGATCACCCCTCACACCAAGTTCCTGGCGCAGGTGTACGTCCTGTCACGTGAGGAGGGCGGCCGGCATACCCCGTTCTTCAACGGCTACCGTCCACAGTTCTACTTCAGGACGACCGACGTTACCGGAAACGTTGCGCTGGCTGAGGGAACCGAAATGGTCATGCCTGGCGACAACACCGTAATGACGATCTCGCTGATCACGCCGATTGCTATGGAGGTTGGTCTCCGCTTCGCCATCCGCGAGGGCGGCCACACCGTGGGCGCTGGCGCAGTCACGTCGATCATCGAGTAG
- the fusA gene encoding elongation factor G, with translation MLGMIPLENIRNIGIMAHIDAGKTTTTERILFYTGRVHRLGEVDSGTATMDWMVQEQERGITITSAATTCEWRGCQINIIDTPGHVDFTVEVERSLRVLDGAVAVFDAVEGVQPQSETVWRQADHYHVPRIAFVNKMDRVGADFDLAVESIRKKLGAVAVPLQIPIGAEDSFRGMVNLVTQKAIVYQDDLGVNRQIIEIPAELVERARKAREFMVERAAENDDQLMEKYMAGEGITEEELVAGLRRATIAAKLTPVLCGTSFKNKGVQSLIDAIIDLLPSPVDMPPLVGIEPSGHGQVTRKPADSEPFCALAFKIATDPYVGKLAYFRVYSGVAKAGDVVFNASKGKRERLGRILRMHANHREDLDVISTGDICAAVGLRDTTTGDTLCDERNPLLLERMEFPEPVISVSVEPKTKNEEDRLTLSLIKLSEEDPTFRMHTDQDSGQTIIEGMGELHLEIIVDRLLREFKVAANVGKPQVAYRESITKAVRREARFVRQSGGRGQFGHVILEVAPGAAGSGLVFENKIVGGAIPKEYVPAVETGVREASGSGVLAGYPVVDVVVALVDGSYHEVDSSELSFKIAGSMCFKEAMQAASPVLLEPIMKVEVATPEGYLGDILADVGARRGKVSALEASGPHQSIRIQVPLAEMFGYATTLRSLSQGRANHTMHFLRYEQVPPHVAEEIMRRYRGVLS, from the coding sequence ATGCTGGGCATGATTCCACTAGAGAACATCCGCAACATCGGCATTATGGCCCACATCGACGCCGGGAAGACGACGACGACTGAGCGCATCCTCTTCTACACCGGGCGCGTGCATCGTTTGGGCGAGGTGGATTCCGGAACAGCAACCATGGACTGGATGGTTCAGGAGCAGGAGCGCGGCATAACGATTACCTCCGCCGCCACCACCTGTGAGTGGCGAGGGTGTCAGATTAATATAATCGACACGCCCGGGCACGTGGACTTCACAGTAGAGGTTGAGAGATCCCTTAGAGTCCTAGACGGAGCAGTTGCGGTGTTCGATGCAGTGGAGGGGGTTCAGCCCCAGTCGGAAACGGTATGGCGGCAGGCCGACCACTACCACGTTCCCAGGATAGCGTTTGTTAACAAGATGGATCGGGTGGGCGCCGATTTCGACCTCGCGGTCGAGTCGATCCGGAAGAAACTAGGCGCCGTTGCCGTGCCGCTGCAGATTCCCATAGGCGCGGAAGATAGTTTCCGAGGCATGGTCAATCTAGTGACACAGAAGGCCATAGTCTACCAGGACGATCTGGGTGTGAACAGGCAGATCATCGAGATCCCGGCTGAACTCGTGGAGCGTGCGCGGAAGGCCAGGGAGTTCATGGTGGAGAGGGCAGCCGAAAACGATGATCAACTGATGGAGAAGTACATGGCCGGCGAGGGAATCACCGAGGAGGAACTCGTGGCCGGGCTTCGCAGGGCCACCATTGCGGCTAAGTTGACCCCGGTTCTATGTGGCACGTCGTTCAAGAACAAGGGTGTGCAATCACTGATCGACGCCATCATCGATCTGCTGCCTTCGCCAGTCGACATGCCGCCTCTCGTGGGCATCGAGCCTTCCGGACACGGACAGGTCACGCGGAAACCTGCTGATAGCGAGCCTTTCTGCGCACTTGCGTTCAAGATCGCTACCGACCCCTATGTAGGAAAGCTGGCGTACTTCCGAGTGTATTCAGGAGTCGCCAAGGCGGGCGATGTGGTGTTCAACGCGTCGAAGGGCAAACGCGAGCGCCTCGGCAGGATACTTAGGATGCACGCGAACCACCGCGAGGACCTCGACGTGATCTCCACAGGCGACATATGTGCAGCCGTCGGGCTTCGCGACACCACAACCGGCGACACCCTGTGTGATGAGAGAAATCCACTTCTTCTCGAGAGAATGGAGTTCCCCGAGCCGGTGATATCGGTCTCGGTTGAACCCAAGACCAAGAACGAAGAGGACCGTCTCACCCTATCCCTGATCAAATTGTCGGAGGAAGACCCCACATTCCGGATGCACACTGACCAGGATTCTGGCCAGACCATCATCGAGGGCATGGGAGAACTGCACCTTGAGATCATCGTCGACAGGCTTCTCCGCGAGTTCAAGGTGGCTGCGAATGTGGGAAAGCCGCAGGTTGCGTACAGGGAGTCGATTACCAAGGCCGTCAGGCGGGAGGCCAGGTTCGTCAGGCAGTCCGGAGGTCGAGGCCAGTTCGGCCACGTGATCCTAGAGGTCGCTCCTGGCGCTGCCGGGTCTGGGCTGGTCTTCGAGAACAAGATCGTCGGCGGGGCAATACCCAAGGAGTACGTGCCAGCCGTGGAGACGGGAGTGCGCGAAGCGTCTGGAAGCGGTGTTCTTGCCGGATACCCTGTGGTGGATGTGGTCGTTGCTCTCGTCGATGGATCGTATCACGAGGTAGACTCATCGGAGCTTTCTTTTAAGATCGCAGGATCGATGTGCTTCAAGGAGGCCATGCAGGCAGCGTCGCCGGTGCTCCTTGAGCCCATTATGAAGGTCGAGGTAGCAACGCCGGAGGGCTATCTCGGCGACATCCTGGCCGATGTCGGAGCCCGTAGAGGCAAGGTATCGGCGTTGGAAGCCTCGGGCCCGCACCAGTCAATCAGGATTCAGGTTCCTCTAGCCGAGATGTTCGGTTACGCGACAACCCTGCGGTCGCTGTCGCAGGGAAGGGCGAACCACACTATGCATTTTCTCAGGTACGAGCAGGTTCCGCCGCACGTAGCAGAGGAGATCATGCGGCGATACCGGGGAGTTCTCTCCTGA
- the rpsG gene encoding 30S ribosomal protein S7, with product MPRRGTIAKREAAPDPVYGSQMVSEFINKIMLSGQKSIAEGIFYGAAGIIEAKTGKDPLETFDHALKNVMPLLEVKPRRVGGATYQVPVEVRPERRKALALRWIIGNSRSRAEKTMSERFAAEIMDAASGTGASVKKKDDMHKMAEANKAFAHYRW from the coding sequence ATGCCGAGGAGAGGCACAATTGCGAAGCGCGAGGCGGCTCCTGACCCAGTATACGGGAGCCAGATGGTGTCCGAGTTCATCAACAAGATTATGCTCTCCGGACAGAAGAGCATAGCCGAGGGAATCTTCTACGGAGCCGCTGGGATCATTGAGGCCAAGACGGGCAAGGACCCGTTGGAGACCTTTGATCACGCGCTCAAAAATGTAATGCCGTTGCTCGAAGTCAAGCCGCGACGCGTTGGCGGTGCGACCTACCAGGTGCCGGTGGAAGTAAGGCCGGAGAGACGCAAGGCGTTGGCGCTCAGGTGGATAATCGGCAACTCCAGGAGCCGGGCCGAAAAGACCATGAGCGAGCGTTTCGCAGCAGAAATAATGGACGCCGCGAGCGGAACCGGTGCGTCCGTCAAGAAGAAGGACGACATGCACAAGATGGCCGAAGCCAACAAGGCCTTCGCGCACTACAGGTGGTAG